The Triticum aestivum cultivar Chinese Spring chromosome 3A, IWGSC CS RefSeq v2.1, whole genome shotgun sequence genome includes a region encoding these proteins:
- the LOC123060734 gene encoding probable inactive receptor kinase At4g23740 encodes MPPRLLTLAALLLLSATLGAPEPEADRAALLDFLAGVGGGGRINWAAARPVCANWTGVTCSADGARVVELRLPGLALSGPVPRRTLARLTALRVLSLRANDLSGAFPDDLLALPGLAGLHLQRNAFSGALPPGLAGLKRLQVLDLSFNAFDGALPGALSNLTQLVALNLSNNSLSGRVPDLGLPALQFLNLSNNHLDGPVPGSLLRFSDASFAGNSMTRPAPVSPAVPPPSLAPPAAGAPAKKRGRLSEAVVLAIIVGGCVMLFAVVAVLLIAFCSRRGGEEGSRAGSGKGGDKKGRESPESKAVTGRAGDGNRLVFFEGPSLAFDLEDLLHASAEVLGKGAFGTAYRALLEDATTVVVKRLKEVSAGRREFEQQMELIGRIRHDNVAELRAYYYSKDEKLLVYDYYSRGSVSNMLHGKRGLDRTPLDWETRVRIALGAARGIAHIHTENNGKFVHGNIKASNVFLNSQQYGCISDLGLAPLMNPITARSRSLGYCAPEITDTRKSTQCSDVYSFGVFVLELLTGKSPVQITGGGNEVVHLVRWVQSVVREEWTAEVFDGELMRYPNIEEEMVEMLQIAMACVSRNPERRPKMKDMVKMIEEVGRNDSGTRASTEASTPVGEARNKAESSSAAS; translated from the exons atgccgccccggctgctcaccctggcggcgctgctgctgctgagCGCCACGCTGGGCGCGCCGGAGCCGGAGGCCGACAGGGCAGCGCTGCTGGACTTCCTCGCGGgggtgggcggcggcgggcgcatCAACTGGGCCGCCGCCCGCCCCGTCTGCGCCAACTGGACGGGCGTCACCTGCAGCGCCGACGGCGCCCGCGTCGTCGAGCTGCGCCTGCCGGGGCTCGCCCTCTCGGGCCCCGTGCCGCGCCGCACGCTCGCCCGCCTCACCGCGCTCCGGGTGCTCAGCCTCCGCGCCAACGACCTCTCCGGCGCCTTCCCGGACGACCTGCTCGCGCTCCCGGGCCTCGCGGGCCTCCACCTCCAGCGCAACGCCTTCTCCGGCGCCCTGCCGCCCGGCCTCGCGGGGCTCAAGAGGCTGCAGGTGCTCGACCTCTCCTTCAACGCCTTCGACGGGGCCCTGCCCGGCGCGCTCTCCAACCTCACCCAGCTCGTCGCGCTCAACCTCTCCAACAACTCGCTCTCCGGCCGCGTCCCCGACCTCGGCCTCCCGGCGCTGCAGTTCCTCAACCTCTCCAACAACCACCTCGACGGCCCCGTGCCCGGCTCCCTGCTCAGGTTCTCGGACGCCTCCTTCGCCGGGAACAGCATGACGCGGCCGGCGCCGGTGTCGCCGGCGGTCCCGCCACCGTCGCTCGCCCCGCCGGCGGCCGGCGCGCCCGCCAAGAAACGGGGCCGGCTCAGCGAGGCGGTCGTTCTTGCCATTATCGTCGGCGGGTGCGTCATGCTGTTCGCGGTCGTCGCGGTGCTGCTGATAGCCTTCTGCAGcaggcggggcggcgaggaggggagCCGGGCGGGGTCCGGGAAGGGCGGGGACAAGAAGGGGAGGGAGTCGCCGGAGTCCAAGGCGGTGACCGGCAGGGCCGGGGACGGCAACCGGCTGGTGTTCTTCGAGGGCCCGTCACTGGCGTTCGACCTGGAGGACCTTCTCCACGCCTCCGCCGAGGTTCTCGGGAAGGGAGCGTTCGGCACGGCGTACCGGGCGCTGCTGGAGGACGCCACCACCGTGGTGGTGAAGAGGCTCAAGGAGGTCAGCGCCGGGCGGCGCGAGTTCGAGCAGCAGATGGAGCTCATTGGGCGGATCCGGCACGACAATGTGGCGGAGCTCCGGGCGTACTACTACTCCAAGGACGAGAAGCTGCTCGTGTACGACTACTACAGCAGGGGAAGTGTATCCAACATGCTTCACG GGAAGCGGGGTCTGGACAGAACACCATTGGATTGGGAGACTAGAGTAAGGATAGCCCTGGGCGCAGCAAGAGGGATCGCCCACATCCACACTGAGAACAATGGGAAATTTGTTCATGGCAACATCAAGGCGTCAAATGTGTTCCTCAACAGCCAGCAATATGGCTGCATCTCTGACCTTGGCTTGGCGCCACTGATGAACCCGATAACCGCAAGGTCCCGTTCTCTGGGATACTGTGCACCTGAGATCACCGACACAAGGAAATCAACGCAGTGCTCTGATGTCTACAGCTTCGGTGTCTTTGTGCtcgagctcctcactggcaagtcACCTGTTCAGATAACTGGCGGCGGCAACGAGGTTGTCCACCTTGTCAGGTGGGTGCAGTCCGTTGTCCGGGAGGAGTGGACCGCCGAGGTGTTTGACGGCGAGCTGATGAGGTACCCTAACATCGAGGAGGAGATGGTGGAGATGCTACAGATCGCCATGGCATGCGTCTCGAGGAACCCAGAGCGGCGGCCGAAGATGAAGGACATGGTGAAGATGATCGAAGAGGTCGGCAGGAACGACAGTGGGACGCGGGCTTCGACGGAGGCCTCGACGCCGGTGGGGGAAGCTCGGAACAAGGCAGAAAGCTCATCTGCAGCCTCCTGA
- the LOC123060735 gene encoding GDSL esterase/lipase At5g45910 isoform X1, translated as MATKMRKLPSAVLLFLLVADLGWAWALIPSSSPAGLSARRYDSIFSFGDSYADTGNNPVVFAANSVFNVVTRPPYGSTFFGRPTGRNSDGRLIIDFFAQRLGLPLVPPSLAHNGSFRRGANFAVGGATAIDAAFFHDGSDPGNKFPLNTSLGVQLQWFQALKPSLCRTTQECKAFFGRSLFFVGEFGVNDYHFSFPTKSLQEITAFVPDVVRAISMAIERLIKHGATSFVVPGTIPSGCTPQFSSYLAKDNPAEYNSTTGCREDYNKLGMHHNLLLQEALEKLRGRHPDAMIVYADLFGPIMDMVESPRKYGFEEDVLTSCCGGPGTLVCGDEGANLCEKPAARLFWDVVHLTEAAYRYIADGWLGSIDSPAAARESRYQLVR; from the exons ATGGCCACCAAGATGCGCAAGCTGCCGAGCGCCGTTTTGCTGTTCCTCTTGGTCGCGGACCTGGGATGGGCATGGGCGCTGATCCCTTCTTCCTCCCCCGCAGGCCTCTCCGCCAGGCGCTACGACTCCATCTTCAGCTTCGGCGACTCCTACGCCGACACCGGCAACAACCCCGTCGTCTTCGCCGCCAACTCCGTCTTCAACGTTGTGACGCGCCCACCCTACGGCTCCACCTTCTTCGGCCGCCCCACCGGCCGCAACTCCGACGGCCGCCTCATCATCGACTTCTTCG CTCAACGCCTGGGCCTGCCGCTCGTCCCGCCGTCCCTGGCGCACAACGGGAGCTTCCGCAGAGGCGCCAACTTCGCCGTCGGGGGCGCCACCGCTATCGACGCCGCTTTCTTCCACGACGGGTCCGATCCCGGCAACAAGTTCCCTCTCAACACCAGCCTGGGCGTCCAGCTGCAGTGGTTCCAGGCTCTCAAGCCTTCCCTCTGCCGCACCACCCAAG AGTGCAAAGCATTCTTCGGCAGATCCCTCTTCTTCGTGGGCGAATTCGGGGTCAACGACTACCACTTCTCCTTCCCCACCAAGAGCCTGCAAGAGATCACGGCGTTCGTTCCAGATGTGGTCAGGGCCATCTCAATGGCAATCGAG AGGCTGATCAAGCACGGGGCGACGAGTTTCGTCGTCCCCGGGACAATCCCCTCAGGGTGCACGCCGCAGTTCAGCAGCTACCTCGCCAAAGACAACCCGGCAGAATACAACTCCACCACCGGCTGCCGGGAAGATTATAACAAGCTAGGGATGCACCACAACCTGCTGCTGCAGGAGGCCCTGGAGAAGCTCCGGGGCAGGCACCCGGACGCCATGATCGTCTACGCCGACCTCTTCGGCCCCATCATGGACATGGTTGAGTCACCTCGCAAGTATG GGTTTGAAGAAGATGTTCTTACCAGCTGCTGCGGAGGGCCGGGGACACTTGTCTGCGGCGACGAAGGTGCAAACCTATGTGAGAAACCGGCTGCTCGTCTGTTCTGGGATGTCGTCCACTTGACGGAGGCGGCTTACCGCTACATCGCCGATGGCTGGCTGGGCAGCATAGACTCCCCTGCAGCTGCAAGAGAGAGCAGGTATCAGTTAGTGAGGTAG
- the LOC123060735 gene encoding GDSL esterase/lipase At1g31550 isoform X2, translating into MATKMRKLPSAVLLFLLVADLGWAWALIPSSSPAGLSARRYDSIFSFGDSYADTGNNPVVFAANSVFNVVTRPPYGSTFFGRPTGRNSDGRLIIDFFAQRLGLPLVPPSLAHNGSFRRGANFAVGGATAIDAAFFHDGSDPGNKFPLNTSLGVQLQWFQALKPSLCRTTQECKAFFGRSLFFVGEFGVNDYHFSFPTKSLQEITAFVPDVVRAISMAIERLIKHGATSFVVPGTIPSGCTPQFSSYLAKDNPAEYNSTTGCREDYNKLGMHHNLLLQEALEKLRGRHPDAMIVYADLFGPIMDMVESPRKV; encoded by the exons ATGGCCACCAAGATGCGCAAGCTGCCGAGCGCCGTTTTGCTGTTCCTCTTGGTCGCGGACCTGGGATGGGCATGGGCGCTGATCCCTTCTTCCTCCCCCGCAGGCCTCTCCGCCAGGCGCTACGACTCCATCTTCAGCTTCGGCGACTCCTACGCCGACACCGGCAACAACCCCGTCGTCTTCGCCGCCAACTCCGTCTTCAACGTTGTGACGCGCCCACCCTACGGCTCCACCTTCTTCGGCCGCCCCACCGGCCGCAACTCCGACGGCCGCCTCATCATCGACTTCTTCG CTCAACGCCTGGGCCTGCCGCTCGTCCCGCCGTCCCTGGCGCACAACGGGAGCTTCCGCAGAGGCGCCAACTTCGCCGTCGGGGGCGCCACCGCTATCGACGCCGCTTTCTTCCACGACGGGTCCGATCCCGGCAACAAGTTCCCTCTCAACACCAGCCTGGGCGTCCAGCTGCAGTGGTTCCAGGCTCTCAAGCCTTCCCTCTGCCGCACCACCCAAG AGTGCAAAGCATTCTTCGGCAGATCCCTCTTCTTCGTGGGCGAATTCGGGGTCAACGACTACCACTTCTCCTTCCCCACCAAGAGCCTGCAAGAGATCACGGCGTTCGTTCCAGATGTGGTCAGGGCCATCTCAATGGCAATCGAG AGGCTGATCAAGCACGGGGCGACGAGTTTCGTCGTCCCCGGGACAATCCCCTCAGGGTGCACGCCGCAGTTCAGCAGCTACCTCGCCAAAGACAACCCGGCAGAATACAACTCCACCACCGGCTGCCGGGAAGATTATAACAAGCTAGGGATGCACCACAACCTGCTGCTGCAGGAGGCCCTGGAGAAGCTCCGGGGCAGGCACCCGGACGCCATGATCGTCTACGCCGACCTCTTCGGCCCCATCATGGACATGGTTGAGTCACCTCGCAA GGTTTGA